GAGCAAAGAAGTCCTCATCCTTGGTGAACAGACGCTTGATGTCCGGCAGCAGATCGTCCATCATTTCCTTGTTGCCGCCAAAGCCGCCGCCTGCCAGCACAACGCCATTCTTAGCGTTGATCTTGAGGTAATTGCCGTCGCCGTCCTGTGCGATCACGCCGGTGACCTTTGCACCGTCAATTACCAGCTGCACACCCTTGGTGCCAAACAGAGCGGTGGCATTGTCAGAGAAATTCTCCTCCACATAATTGTAGTTGTCCCAGCTCAGGTCCTTCAGCTCCAGCTGACCGGCGGTGTTGTTGTTCTTCTCGCCGCTGGCGGGGTTCTCCCAGTAGTTTTCCCACCATTCCAGCGTGCCGGTGTAGTAGTGCATGCCGTTGTTCAGCTGGTGCACGGTGTACTCGTTGTCCGGCCAGAACTGGATGCGGGTCTTGGCCAGCGTGTCCGGGTTGATCTTGTCCAGCCACCAGTCCACAGTGCTGCCGCTGTTCTTGGCAAACTTCATCACCAGTGCGGTGTTTGCCTTGCCGTGGGTCTGCATCATCCAGTTGTTCACAAACTCCACTTCGTCCACCTTGGGCACACCGTGGCTCAGCAGGTAGTCCGAGTTGATGTGGCCGATATCGTGGCCGACCGTCCACCAGCTCTCGCGGGGCATGGCTTCCAGCACCAGAACGTTCTTGCCCTCTTCGGCCAGCTCACGGTAGCAGCTCAGGCCGGCATAGCCCATACCGATGATGGCAACGTCAACATCGTAGGTCTTGGTGATCTCACTGTCCGGGATGGCTTCCGGGGCGGTGCGCCAGCTGGCAGCCTGCTCAGAAGCTTCCGGGGCAGACACTGCAGTGCCGCCCATGGCCTGTGTGATGCAGTCGTTCATGCACTGCTTCACAGCATCGCTGGTAATGGTTGCACCGGACACGCCGTCGATGGTGCTGTTCTGGGCTTCCAGCAGCTGCTTGATCAGGTCATCCTTTGCGACCTGACCGATGGAGTCGGTCTCACCGGACAGATCCAGCTGGATGTCAGTAATGGCTGTCTCGCTGAAGGTGGCGGTCATGGTGATATCGCTCATGCCCTTGGCCGTGGCAGTGTAGGTGCCCGGGGTGTACTTTGCAGCGGCAGAAGATGCAGCCGTGCTGCCGGAAGCAGCATTGCAGGCAGCCAGTGCGCTGGCGGTGATGCCGCTCATGGCAGCAGCAGAAGCCAGCTTCAGAAAGCTTTTGCGCGAGATCTTTTTCATCTTGGTGGTTCCTTTCGTTTTTCTCTTTCTTCTCAATGTGCAGAGCTGTGTGCTCCTTTTCGGTTGTTAATTCTATCACAATATCTCGCACTTGAAAAATATTGCTTTCTTTTTATAATTAGAAGTAAAAGTTATAAGCATTTTTTTAAGAGAAAAAGGAGCCGGTCATGACCCTGCAGCAGATGCGCTATTTTATTGCGGTGGCACAGAATTTGAGCTTTTCCAAAGCGGCACAGCAGCACTATGTTTCCCAAACGGCGGTCAGCCAGCAAATCAAGCTGCTAGAAGAAGAACTTGAAACCGAGCTGTTTCAGCGCACACGGCACTCGGTGGCGCTTACCAGTGCCGGGCAGGTATTCTACGAGTATGCGGTGCGCATCACCGACCTTGCGGAAGATGCCGCCCGCCGCACCCGCGCCGCTGCTGCCGAGTGCAGCACCCCGCTTGAGATTGGCATGATGAGCGGCATGGAAAATCTGCCCATTCTGGAAAAGCTGTTGCTGTTCAAGGAGCAGCACCCTGCCATTCCGCTGCACTTTCATCTTGGGGATTTTCCCACCCTGAAAAAACGCCTGCAGCAGAAAAAGCTGGACTTTGCCCTGCAGCTGGAGCTGGTCCCGCTGGAGGATGCCTCCTCCCTGCTGCGTGCTCAAGTAGGCCAGCTGCGCCAGTACGTAGTGCTCAATCGCCAGAGCCACCTGTCCAGCTATGCGTCCCTGCACCGCAGCCAGCTTGCCAGCGAACAATATTATGTACCCGCCATGGACCGGGAGTTGTGGAACCAGTTTGCGCAAGTCCTCACCCGCCACGGCAGCGACCCGCAGAACATCAAATTTGCGTATTCCATGGAGGAGTTGATGCTGCAGCTGGCTTTCTACGGCGGCTATACCATCCTTGCCGAGCCGGTGCTGGCTCAGCTGCCCGCCAACAAAAACCTCACCTTTATCCCGCTGGAAAACGATACCGTTCCCGCTTGGGCCGTATGGAACCGCGAGAACATCTCGCCCGCCCTCCGGCTGCTTCTGCGTGAGCTGGATATTGACCCGTGACATGCTACAGAACGCATTGACGATCTTGCGTAAAAGCACTGCTCTTTTTTCAGAAATTCAGCAAGAAAGGTCTCTCCGGCGCTGCGTGGAGAAATGCAAAGGTCGATCACATGAATCAAAACGATCCTGTCCCGGACGATTTCACTCTTTCGCCGGCCTTTGTGGATGCACTGCCCGCGCTGTTTTTTTGCCTGCAACATGGTACTGGTGGCAGGAATTTTGCTTTTATCATGAATATACAGTGAGCCGGAAGCCTCTGATCTACAGAAGGCTTCCGGCTCATTTGCTATGGATTTTTTACGTAGATGCCATTCGAGTCCTTGATCGAAACAAAAAATTCCACGTCATACGACTTGGGATTTCCTGGTAGCCTATTCTGTTGCTCAAACATCCCACTGGGGTGTTTGTTGCTGTCGCAAACGCAAACTTCCGATAAACAAAAAACGTACCCGAACCCTTTTTCATAAAGAATGGGGTTCGAGTACGAACTGTATGGTGGAGAATTAGGGACTCGAACCCCAGACCCCCTGCGTGTGATGCAGGTGCTCTAACCAGCTGAGCTAATCCTCCATATTTTGTTTTGTGCGTTCCGAACTGGAACGTGATTATTATAGCACGGCCTTTGCCAAAATGCAAGCCCTAATTTTAAAAAAATCACACTTTTTGTATCCGCTTTCCGGTTGCCCTTTGATGCCAAATCGTGTATACTGAACACAGAAACTTTCCCACCGGGAAAAGAGGTACAAAAAATGCTGACACTTCGTGGAATCATTACGCTGATCGTTCTGATCGTTCTGTTTGCACTGGCCGTTGTGTGGATCTCCAAGCAGGGCGGCTGGAAGGGCGAGGGCTGCGGCGGCAACTGTGCATCCTGCCACAGCCACTGCGAAAAACAGGACCCGAACAAAAAAGCCTGAGTTCAAAAATGCCCCCGGACATTGCCTGCTGGCAGCGTCCGGGGGCATTCTGCTTTCAACTTTCCGTCTCGCGGTAAAACACCCCGCGCTCTGCCGCGTACACGGCAATGGTGCTCAGCAGGTCCTGATGGGCTTTCTGGTAAGTAGTGCGGCCGATGTGCAGCTGATCGATCACATCGTCCTCCGTGCGGTGCTGCACATAGCGCAGCTCGAACAGATCCGCACGCAGCGGGTCGGTTTTACGGTAATAGGCAAGGCCCTCCTCAATGGCGGCGCACCAGCTGCGCTCCACCGGGCTTCGTGCACGCTGCCGCATCCCATACCGGTACAGTGCCAGCCGCGTCTGATTTCTCTGCTCGCTTGTCATGTTCTGCCCTCCTCTTTTCATCCGCGCGGCGTGCCAGCACTTCGCGGCGGTTCTGCTCTTCAAAAAAGCAGAGATCCCGCTCGTACATGCTCAGACCAAGCACCGCGCTCAGCCGTTCTGCTTCGCTCAGCTTGAACTGTGTGCGCCCCTGCAGTTTCAGGTTCAGCGCATTGGGGCTGATCTTCAAGGCTCGTGCCACATACTGCATCTTGTACCCACTGGCGCGGATATAATCCCGGATCATTTCAGTATTTGCCATATTCCGCTCTCCTTTTTTCGTATCGGCAATGCCGTTCAACAATCTTTAGTTGTAGTATATTCCTGCATTGA
Above is a genomic segment from Faecalibacterium taiwanense containing:
- a CDS encoding LysR family transcriptional regulator, translating into MTLQQMRYFIAVAQNLSFSKAAQQHYVSQTAVSQQIKLLEEELETELFQRTRHSVALTSAGQVFYEYAVRITDLAEDAARRTRAAAAECSTPLEIGMMSGMENLPILEKLLLFKEQHPAIPLHFHLGDFPTLKKRLQQKKLDFALQLELVPLEDASSLLRAQVGQLRQYVVLNRQSHLSSYASLHRSQLASEQYYVPAMDRELWNQFAQVLTRHGSDPQNIKFAYSMEELMLQLAFYGGYTILAEPVLAQLPANKNLTFIPLENDTVPAWAVWNRENISPALRLLLRELDIDP
- a CDS encoding helix-turn-helix transcriptional regulator, which translates into the protein MANTEMIRDYIRASGYKMQYVARALKISPNALNLKLQGRTQFKLSEAERLSAVLGLSMYERDLCFFEEQNRREVLARRADEKRRAEHDKRAEKSDAAGTVPVWDAAACTKPGGAQLVRRH
- a CDS encoding FAD-dependent oxidoreductase; the protein is MKKISRKSFLKLASAAAMSGITASALAACNAASGSTAASSAAAKYTPGTYTATAKGMSDITMTATFSETAITDIQLDLSGETDSIGQVAKDDLIKQLLEAQNSTIDGVSGATITSDAVKQCMNDCITQAMGGTAVSAPEASEQAASWRTAPEAIPDSEITKTYDVDVAIIGMGYAGLSCYRELAEEGKNVLVLEAMPRESWWTVGHDIGHINSDYLLSHGVPKVDEVEFVNNWMMQTHGKANTALVMKFAKNSGSTVDWWLDKINPDTLAKTRIQFWPDNEYTVHQLNNGMHYYTGTLEWWENYWENPASGEKNNNTAGQLELKDLSWDNYNYVEENFSDNATALFGTKGVQLVIDGAKVTGVIAQDGDGNYLKINAKNGVVLAGGGFGGNKEMMDDLLPDIKRLFTKDEDFFAPFGRDGSTIQMGVWAGGRLEGDISTMNFDSMAVPDYLPGPLWVDENGQRFQNEAFAGPEINGFFMARAKRGNITSIYDSTYETQILRGFPGHQAFEYDMPAVVEAMKGNFEAAKAAGAEGANGWYCADTIEQLAEYIGVEPAALSATVEQYNKVCAEGYDSDFAKDPHFLNAVAKAPFYAHVTTLSLGFALVTTGGFVTTNDQQVMNEDYQPIEGLYASGNTCGMRFGPEYITPIPGVSIGMCLTLGRELGKYLAAK
- a CDS encoding FeoB-associated Cys-rich membrane protein, which translates into the protein MLTLRGIITLIVLIVLFALAVVWISKQGGWKGEGCGGNCASCHSHCEKQDPNKKA